In Macrobrachium rosenbergii isolate ZJJX-2024 chromosome 4, ASM4041242v1, whole genome shotgun sequence, one genomic interval encodes:
- the LOC136837148 gene encoding tigger transposable element-derived protein 1-like — protein sequence MAPKRQSTLSDASASKKRKNITVEVKYDIIKCSERGESNTEIGCALGLSRTMVVTIVKDKQRILKHVQDAASMKATEKARELHAAVVKKNGEGSASEEFSASRDWFNSFKTRANLHNMKLQGEAASADSLAAESFPSGLAEIIREGGYTADQVFNVDETGLCWKRMPNRTFLSKEEKSAPGHKVGKERLTLLFGANASGDLKLKPLLVYLAENPRAFKGIFKSQLPVIWKSNKTAWVTLTVFRGLV from the exons atggctccaaaacggcagagtactttgtctgatgctagtgcatcaaagaagaggaagaacatcACCGTGGAAGTTAAGTACGATATAATTAAATGTTCGGAGAGGGGAGAGAGTAACACTGAGATAGGTTGTGCTTTGGGGCTTAGTAGGACGATGGTTGTGACCATTGTGAAGGACAAGCAGCGTATTCTGAAGCATGTGCAAGATGCTGCATCAATGAAGGCGACG GAaaaggctagggagctgcatgcggcagtagtgaagaaaaatggggaaggcagtgctagtgaagaattttccgcCAGTAGAGACTGGTTTAACAGCTTCAAGACTCGTGCAAATCTGCACAACATGAAGTTACAAGGTGAAGCTGCTAGTGCTGACAGCTTAGCAGCAGAAagtttccctagtggtttggctgaaataattagagaaggtggttacactgctgaccaggtatttaatgtagatgagacagggttatgttggaaaagaatgccaaatcgtaCATTCCTTTCCAAGGAGGAGAagtcagcaccaggccataaagttggtaaggagagactgactttactctttggggcCAATGCTAGTGGTGATTTGAAGCTTAAGCCCTTACTAGTGtacttggcagaaaatcccagggcttttaagggcattttcaagagtcaactcccTGTCATTTGGAAGTCCAACAAGACAGCTTGGGTTACCTTGACGGTCTTCAGGGGACTGGTTTAA
- the LOC136837151 gene encoding tigger transposable element-derived protein 1-like: MHPNMKVVYLPPNTTSLIQLMDQGVIANFKAYYLRRTIHSALRAVEGNKELTLKQFWKGYNIADAVKNIAHAWDEVKVTTLTKAWKTLCPQFVNSFQGFEQAEDVEAVTRKIVGLSKRLKLDLEAEDVTKLLTSHGEELSSGDLIELEKQMTEEEEEAPDPKLRALIAKGLAEGFVHLERALASFEAEDPNIARYEKVQRGIMDCVTFYKEMLKEKQMKKSVQSRLDTFFKKSPAPPTTPSLEVMPNPDSPEPEPVPSPAAFPSPSDLFGSDDSPDSPEEFLGFEDTGPVSSPTSSDPHVIASSRPNSAEPVSSPAPSARHFKVIINPQLERSDQGNY; the protein is encoded by the exons ATGCACCCGAATATGAAGGTggtgtatctaccaccaaatactaCATCCCTCATACAACTGatggaccagggagtcattgctaacttcaaggcatactacctgAGGAGGACAATACACTCTGCTTTAAGGGCCGttgaaggtaacaaggagttgactcTGAAGCAATTTTGGAAGGGCTACAATATTGCGGATGCTGTGAAGAATATTGCACATGCTTGGGACGAAGTAAAGGTGACGACTTTGACTAAGGCATGGAAGACACTGTGTCCGCAGTTTGTGAACAGTTTTCAGGGGTTTGAGCAGGCAGAAGATGTAGAGGCTGTGACAAGGAAAATCGTTGGgctaagcaagaggctgaaattggacttggaagctgaggatgtcaccAAGCTGCTGACATCCCATGGAGAGGAATTGTCATCGGGGGACCtcattgagctggagaagcagatgactgaggaggaggaagaggccccAGACCCAAAGCTCAGAGCATTAATTGCCAAGGGCTTGGCAGAGGGTTTTGTTCATCTGGAGAGAGCTTTGGCATCTTTTGAGGCTGAGGACCCTAACATTGCAAGGTATGAAAAGGTTCAAAGAGGGATCATGGACTGTGTAACTTTCTACAAGGAGATGTTGAAGGAGAAGCAGATGAAGAAAAGTGTGCAGTCTAGGCTAGACACTTTCTTCAAGAAGTCTCCAGCACCACCAACCACTCCTAGTCTAG AAGTGATGCCCAATCCAGATTCCCCTGAACCTGAACCTGTACCCTCCCCAGCAGCATTTCCATCtccatcag atctctttggtagtgatgacagCCCTGACTCCCCTGAAGAATTCCTGGGTTTTGAAGATACGGGACCTGTCTCCTCTCCAACttcatcag ATCCACATGTTATAGCCTCCTCCCGGCCCAACTCAGCTGAACCTGTCTCCTCTCCAGCCccatcag CTAGACACTTTAAAGTTATCATTAATCCACAACTGGAGCGCTCTGATCAAGGGAACTATTGA